GAGCGTGAATTCGGTTACGCACAGGTTGAAGTGCAGACCGACAGCGCGCTGGTTCGCGGCATTGAAGACTCCCTGACCGCCGAAGGCAAAGTGTTGCTGGACGTGTGGATGAGCCACGGCGACAAAGTGACGGCCATTCCGTCCGATTTCGTAACCGTTGCCAGCACCGAAAGCTGCCCGTTCGCCATCATGGCGAATGAAGAAAAACGCTTCTACGGCGTGCAGTTCCACCCGGAAGTGACCCACACCCGCCAGGGCCTGCGTATGCTGGAGCGCTTCGTGCGCGATATCTGCCAGTGTGAAGCGCTGTGGACCCCGGCAAAAATTATCGACGACGCGGTTGAACGCATTCGTCAGCAGGTTGGCGACGATAAAGTGATCCTCGGCCTTTCCGGCGGCGTGGACTCCTCCGTCACCGCGATGCTGCTGCACCGCGCCATCGGCAAAAACCTGACCTGCGTATTCGTTGATAACGGCCTGCTGCGCCTGAACGAAGCCGCTCAGGTGATGGACATGTTCGGTGACCACTTCGGTCTGAACATTGTTCATGTTCCGGCAGAAGGTCGCTTCCTTTCAGCACTGGCTGGCGAGAACGATCCGGAAGCAAAACGCAAAATCATCGGCCGCGTGTTCGTGGAAGTGTTCGACGAAGAAGCACTGAAACTGGAAGACGTGAAATGGCTGGCGCAGGGCACTATCTACCCGGACGTTATCGAATCTGCCGCATCTGCAACCGGTAAAGCGCACGTCATCAAATCTCACCACAACGTGGGCGGCCTGCCGAAAGAGATGAAGATGGGCCTGGTTGAGCCGCTGAAAGAGCTGTTCAAAGACGAAGTGCGTAAAATTGGTCTGGAACTCGGTCTGCCGTACGACATGCTGTACCGTCACCCGTTCCCGGGGCCGGGCCTTGGCGTCCGCGTACTGGGCGAAGTGAAGAAAGAGTATTGCGATCTGCTGCGTCGCGCTGATGCGATCTTTATTGAAGAGCTGCATAAAGCTGACCTCTACAACAAAGTAAGCCAGGCCTTCACCGTCTTCCTGCCGGTCCGCTCCGTCGGCGTGATGGGCGACGGTCGTAAATACGACTGGGTTGTCTCCCTGCGTGCCGTAGAAACCATCGACTTTATGACCGCACACTGGGCACACCTGCCGTACGATTTCCTCGGCCGCGTTTCCAACCGCATCATCAATGAAGTCAACGGCATTTCCCGCGTGGTGTATGACATCAGCGGGAAGCCGCCAGCTACGATCGAGTGGGAATGAGTTAGTTCCTGCTGATTAAGCGCTGAAATCTGAAAACACCAGCAAGCTTTGCGGCTGCTGGTGTTTTATATTGGCAGATCCAAAGGATAAGACATCAAATAGACAAATAAATTGAAATGTACGAATAGTAATGCGAAATATTTTTACCCTCGTAGTATTAGTCTTATTATTACTGCTCGCGCAGATTTAATAAATTATAAAGTTCTTTTATATATTTATTTATAAGTGGAGACTTCGATTTTTGTAAGGATTTATACATGTTGGGAAAGTGTAAATATTTCATTATCATAGTCTGTTCTATATGGTTTAACCCTTTTTTGTCAGCAAGTAAAGATAATGCTTCTAGTGTTCTCAGAGCTTCATATGTAGAGTTGTAAGTTTCCTTGTAAAGAGCATCAAATATTCCTTTATCGCTGTTTGCCATACTAATATTGCATTTGCAACTCAAAGTATGCAACCAGTTATTGGTTAATTTTGTCGTGCTTTCCTTCGTTAAAAAATCTACAGATGTGCTTCTATGTATTGTCTTAATTTTCCTGAGTGTTTTCAGGTCAGACAACTCTTCAATTTCAAAATTCAGCCATTTTATAGATGAGCTTACTATTTCATCAATGCTAAATGCTAGTTTGCCGTTTAATGCCAACTTTTTTATTAAATAGTCTCGTGAGACACAATAAAGAAAATCGGCTTTCCAGTTTATAAGTTCTTGTTCATATGGGATTGATTTAATAAAAAATAAAGTCGATTCACATTTCATTATCTCATTCTTGGTTGGTAAGATTAGATTACATGTATCAAGAAATTTTTTAAATTCGTTATCTTTATCGTAAAGGATGATCCCATCTTTTTTTATATGTTGCAGAAATAATGAGCCAACATCCCTCATCATATGAAGTTGTTTAAATGAGAAAAACGAGATGTTATAGTTAGAATAAATTCTATTGTTTGAAATTGCATCTCTTTCATCATCGTGGCAAATAACTAATAGATCATTGTCACTATATTCATCAGAGAGACCTTTTGCTTTGGAACCAAATAGTACAGATGCGTACACAATTATGACCTCAATATTTTATTGATAAATGCACTCACGAACAATGACAAGAATAAAAAACCAAATAATGATTCGAAAATTATAATTATCTTTGTTGTTATACTTGTAGGTGTAATGTCTCCATATCCTAACGTAGTAATCGTCACACACGTAAAATAAATTGCATCAACAAAACTATTTGCGTTGGGATTATTTCCGTTGTGAAAGTCCTCCCTGAAACAAAAATTTAGCAATGAAAATAAAAGGATGGATACTAATACGAATAGTAATATTCTACTTAATTTTAAACCATATCCAGTCGTGATTTTATTAATTTTATCTATTATTTTTTCGTACAGAAATTGTATTGGTGTAATTTTTTTGACCTTAAGTTTATAGTTTAAGTTATAACCTAGGGCTTCTTTCATTCTGTATAGACTTTCGTTAGCGTAATGAGGCTGCTCTTCTTTTTTAGAGTTTTTATATAGCTCCTGGAATAAATCAACTGCAATGTTTGCATCATGCTTTAGCTCGAAGTTTTTCGAAAATTGTCGAGGATCAATCAGTGAGTTCTTGATTTTTATTTTGTGCGTGTTGGTTTTTAAAAACTCACAATCAACAAACTCACATGATTCAATTACAGAACCTATTAGTAAACAATTTGAAAATGAACAGTTAATGAAATTAACGTTTCTTATTAGTGTATTTTTAAAGGAGATATTTATAAAGTTTTTACCATTAATAATTAATGGTGTGTTGTTTGGTGACTTAAACTCATCAGGGTAATAGTTTATTGATTCCCACGTTCCTTGTTCTTCTTTTTCAAGAAAATCTTTTTGAGAGTGTACATTTTTATTTTCAGGAAGAAAAAAATTATTGGCTGCCATTTGATCTCTCATCTATTTTATTTTTAATGGGATTTGTGCAAAAAAATCAAAATCTAAACATAGCATCCAATCCTATCCCAAGACCATCCGCAATTACTGCGATAACTTCCAGCGTTGGGTTCCTGACCCCTCGCTCTATCCCACTGATATAAGTGCGATCTAGCCCGCACTTATCTGCGAACGCTTCCTGAGAAAGTCCGAGCTGTAAGCGAAGGGTTTTTACGCGTTGCCCGAAACGCACTGTGATGTCTTTTGTATTTTCCATGCTCGACAGCATCGTACTTCGTTGCTTATCAGACCACGGACGATGAGTCACATAACAGGCTGCTTGGTTGATCTTATTAGCAAAATCGATCAGCCGGGTTCGTTAAAAACGAACAGAGTAGCGAGTTCGGTGTGAAGGGCAGTTGCAAGAATATAAAGGACTTCCAGCGTTGGGTTTCTGGTTCCGCGTTCGATACCGCTGATATAGGTGCGATCAAGCCCGCATTTCTCGGCAAAACTTTCCTGCGAAAGCCCTGCCTCCATGCGCAGAGTTCTAACACGTTGTCCCAGCAGGGCTCTGATATCTTCGGCATTTTTCATGCTCACAGCATTGGCTTTTGATGACTATAAGTCCACGGACTATTAGTCACAATTCTAAAATGTTGTGCTATCATGTGACTCATAGTCAACATGAAAGGAGAAGATCCATGGATCAACAGGACTGGCATACGGCAGATATTATTGCGGGCTTAAAGAAGAAAGGAACATCGTTGGCGGCGCTTTCTCGTGAGTCGGGTCTGGCTTCATCCACGCTCGCCAATGCCTTAACCCGGCACTGGCCGAAAGGGGAGCGGCTAATTGCCGAAGCTCTGAATACCCAGCCAGAAGTCATCTGGCCGTCGCGTTACCAGGAGCGTAAATCCGGGCAGTGTGTGCGCGAAGAGCAGGGCGTATAAACGGTGAAGCGTTAAACGGTAATGACTCGTTTTAGGTCATTACCGTTTCACTCAATACATCCATTTCTCTACAACATTGTCGCCCAAGCTGTCGCTGATGCCGTCTTTCCCGCCGTATTCATCTGCATGAAGTTCGTCTATGCCAGTTGAACAGGTCGAGGTCAATAAACTCGCGACATAGAACCCACGACAAATGATGCTTTAATGGGTGACGTTTTATTGTTCGCTATCTATAATGAACGAATCGAACGATTCAGACGAAAATGGTGATGGCGATGTACTCATTGACCGCGAACGAAGCAAAAACTCAGTTTGGTGACATGCTGTTAAAAGTGCAGCGCGAACCCGTGCAGATCAGCCGCAACGGTAAGCCGGTGGCGGTGGTTGTCTCAGCAGAAGACTACCAGGAAATTGAAGCAATGAAATTGCAATTGTTGCAGGCAAAAATTCAACGCGCTCGCAGCGATATAACTATTGGCAATACTGTTGATGGTGACGCATTTTTCTCTGAATTGCTGGATGCGGATAAAGACTAAATGGCAGCATACATACTCACGGAAGAGGCACAACGTGATCTGCGAGAGATCCGCGATTACACGTTCAGGAACTTTGGCAAACAACAATCCCGGGATTACCTGGCAAATATGCGCCAGATGCTGGAAAAAATAGCGGGAATGCCAACGATGGGTCTAAAAAGGGAAGAAGAGCTTGGTGCCGGTGTCTACAGTTTTCCCTGTAACAGCCATATGATTTATTACATTGTTGCTCGCCAGGGCATTGCTGTACTTGCTGTATTACATCAAAGCCGGGTTCCCGTTCATCATTTGGCTGAAAGACTCTCGAAATCTTTTTGAATTCACCCATTTTCCTCACTAACCCCTCGTATTTAGTGGCTTTTCTTTAGACGCGGCGACGGTTAAGGTCTACGCTGATACAGCCAAAAACCCACCAACCGACAAGGCAAACGCCATGTTTAAACGCCTCCTTTCTGCCATTAGCGGCAAAAAAACGCCGGAAACCGAAACCCACGTTACTGAACCACCGCAAAACGACGAGCTGATCGTGGCGTACGATGCCTACGGGCGGGAGATGCAGATCCCGCGCAGCGAGTGGCGCGAGAAGGTTTTTTTGCCGTCGCTGGAAGAGAAACGCAACGACGCTGCCGAGCTCTATCAGGTGATCATTAACGGGCTGAACGATGGTTTTGCTACGGATTTGATCCCCGCCGCCGAACGCCTGGTGGAGATTGACTATCTTCCCGAGCGCAGCCACACCATCCAGGGCATCGTGCTGATGAAAAATGGCGAGCTGGTGGCGGCGGAAAATACGCTGCGGGCGGGTATCGCCAAAGTGGGCGAAACCGGCACATTGCTGACCAATTTAGCCAAAGTGTTTGCCGAGCGCGGTGAAGAGCAGCGCGCGGAAGAGACGCTGTGGCAGGCGATTCAGGCCGATCCTAATCAGGACAACGGCCTGTTATGGTGGGTGAGCATTCAACAGGAGCGCGGCGGGGAAAACGCCTATGTTGCCGCGCTGAAAACCGCGTCTGCACTGCCTGGTAGCTGGCGTGCGCAGTTATGGCTGGCGCGTCATTATCTGGAACATCAGGATATTGCTGCTGCCCGCACACTCTATCAGGAAGTACTGAGTGCCGGTCTGTATGACGGCAGTGCGCTAATGATGATTTCCGGCGATCTCGGCAATAACGGGCAGATCCCGCTGATCGCCGAACTGGTGGCTCCGGTATATGACGAACACCGCCACGAGCCAATGGCCGGTCTTAATCTGCTGCGAGCCTGGCAGGCGCTGGGCAATGTCGAGGAGGGCGAAAAGCTGCTGGCGCGGATGTACGCGCTGGGGTATATGCCACTGAAACAGCATCTTGATGAATTCGCCAAAGCCTTTCAGGAGATGCAGAAGCACGCGGCTACTTCCACGCCTGCTGATGCTTCCGAACTGACGTTCAGCACACTGTCGCTCACTCAACCGATCTGGCATTACGGTCTGTGCAACGCCAATTGGTTGTTCGCACAGAAGCCGGAAGATGCACCGACTGTCGGTTTCTTTGCCCTGTCGAAACTCTACGACGGCCCTGAACGCAGCGAATCACAGCGCGAGGATGATATTGGCCGTCTGTCGCGGGCGATCCCGCTCTATTTTGCCGAAGCGGCGCACTACTGGAGCGACTACGCCAGCCGTTTTTATGTGCAGGTGGTGGAGGGCGGCGGGCCGGTGCTGATTGGTGGTGAAATGGATGGCAACGCGCTGTTTGATATCGTCCCGCCAGCCATGAACTACTTTGTTACCGGTGCCGTGGGGTGTAGCGGGGAAGGAGAACAGCGCGAGTGGCACATCACGTTGAGCCTGTGGGACTGCGCAACACGCACGAAAAAAGCCAGCGAAGCGGGCCACAGTAAACAGGCTGAGCTGGGCGCGCTGGTGCTCGATCTTGAACAGCGCCTGCTCGCTGTCATCGGGCTTACGCGTCAGCAACCGCTGGATGCGTTTTATCTGCGCCCGTCTGCCGAGGCAATGGATATTTATCTGGGCGAGCTGGCGCAGGCGTTTACGCTGACGCTGGTAGTGAATAAAACCACGCCGCGCGAGGCGATGTGGGGTGAGCGGGCGATGCTCGACTGGCCGCTGCATATGGCGCTCCAGTGGCCGCAGATTGAGGTGCCGAAACTGATGTATCTCTCCGGGCTGGGAAAAGCCTTTGATTATCAGTCTGCGGCGCTGGCCGAATACCAAAGCCGCACGCTGGAGTTGCTGCGCGAAGCTGAACGCAATGGTAGCCCGGCGGCGCGTCTTGCGCCGCTGGTGTGGAAAATCTTCGGCATGGACGAGGATTTTGCCGCGCACCGGCAAAATCTGCCGGCAGATGCTGGCAGCGCGTATTGCGACTGGCTGGCGCGCGTCGCGGAGAAGTCGTTGTTTGAGGCTGCGGGAAGGCGTTGATAAATCTAAGGGGCAATAAATGGCCAATAAACTACGCGTGTTCATTAGCAGCACGATGAAGGATCTGCGCAACGAGCGGCAGCAGGTGGTTGATCGGTTGAATTTTCTCGGTTTTGAGCCGGTAAATGCCGAAGAGTTTAGCCCAAACGGGCAGACCAGTTGGGAGGTGATTGAGCCGAAAATCCGCGATTGTCACCTGTTTGTCCTGCTTCTTGGCGACAGTTACGGCTGGGAGCCGAAGAGCGGTTATGGCGGTGGAGAGGGGAAATCCGTCACGCATCTTGAATATGACGCCGCTCGCGCGCTGAACATTCCCGTGTTGCCCTTTATAAAAAAGCTGGAATATGGAAGCAAAGAGGACACGCTGCGGGATGCGTTTCGCGAGGCAGTAGCCGCGTGGGACACGGGGCATTTTCGCGCGGAATTTGAGTTAGCGAAGGATCTTGCTGATAAAGTGGCGAAGGCGCTGGTGGATTTTTGTACCCAGACGGCGCTGAAAGAGCTGCTGCGTCTGCGCGATACGCAGTTAACGCCGCCGCATACCGCTGTGCAATCAGCCGAAGCGTTGCAGGTGCATGACGATGATAAGTGGGTGCTTCTCGGCGGCGCAGGGCTGTCGATATCTGCCGGTTATCCGACGGCGAATCTGATTACCAGTAGCCTGGCCGCGCAGCTCTGGCCGGATATTGCTGCCAGAGATATTTACACCCGCTACTCGTTTGACGAAGTGGCGGGATATTACGAAAGCCAGCGCGGG
The Kosakonia oryzae genome window above contains:
- the guaA gene encoding glutamine-hydrolyzing GMP synthase, translating into MTDNIHKHRILILDFGSQYTQLVARRVRELGVYCELWAWDVTEAQIRDFNPSGIILSGGPESTTEENSPRAPQYVFEAGVPVLGVCYGMQTMAMQLGGHVEGSNEREFGYAQVEVQTDSALVRGIEDSLTAEGKVLLDVWMSHGDKVTAIPSDFVTVASTESCPFAIMANEEKRFYGVQFHPEVTHTRQGLRMLERFVRDICQCEALWTPAKIIDDAVERIRQQVGDDKVILGLSGGVDSSVTAMLLHRAIGKNLTCVFVDNGLLRLNEAAQVMDMFGDHFGLNIVHVPAEGRFLSALAGENDPEAKRKIIGRVFVEVFDEEALKLEDVKWLAQGTIYPDVIESAASATGKAHVIKSHHNVGGLPKEMKMGLVEPLKELFKDEVRKIGLELGLPYDMLYRHPFPGPGLGVRVLGEVKKEYCDLLRRADAIFIEELHKADLYNKVSQAFTVFLPVRSVGVMGDGRKYDWVVSLRAVETIDFMTAHWAHLPYDFLGRVSNRIINEVNGISRVVYDISGKPPATIEWE
- a CDS encoding tetratricopeptide repeat protein, which translates into the protein MFKRLLSAISGKKTPETETHVTEPPQNDELIVAYDAYGREMQIPRSEWREKVFLPSLEEKRNDAAELYQVIINGLNDGFATDLIPAAERLVEIDYLPERSHTIQGIVLMKNGELVAAENTLRAGIAKVGETGTLLTNLAKVFAERGEEQRAEETLWQAIQADPNQDNGLLWWVSIQQERGGENAYVAALKTASALPGSWRAQLWLARHYLEHQDIAAARTLYQEVLSAGLYDGSALMMISGDLGNNGQIPLIAELVAPVYDEHRHEPMAGLNLLRAWQALGNVEEGEKLLARMYALGYMPLKQHLDEFAKAFQEMQKHAATSTPADASELTFSTLSLTQPIWHYGLCNANWLFAQKPEDAPTVGFFALSKLYDGPERSESQREDDIGRLSRAIPLYFAEAAHYWSDYASRFYVQVVEGGGPVLIGGEMDGNALFDIVPPAMNYFVTGAVGCSGEGEQREWHITLSLWDCATRTKKASEAGHSKQAELGALVLDLEQRLLAVIGLTRQQPLDAFYLRPSAEAMDIYLGELAQAFTLTLVVNKTTPREAMWGERAMLDWPLHMALQWPQIEVPKLMYLSGLGKAFDYQSAALAEYQSRTLELLREAERNGSPAARLAPLVWKIFGMDEDFAAHRQNLPADAGSAYCDWLARVAEKSLFEAAGRR
- a CDS encoding helix-turn-helix domain-containing protein; this translates as MDQQDWHTADIIAGLKKKGTSLAALSRESGLASSTLANALTRHWPKGERLIAEALNTQPEVIWPSRYQERKSGQCVREEQGV
- a CDS encoding potassium channel family protein — translated: MAANNFFLPENKNVHSQKDFLEKEEQGTWESINYYPDEFKSPNNTPLIINGKNFINISFKNTLIRNVNFINCSFSNCLLIGSVIESCEFVDCEFLKTNTHKIKIKNSLIDPRQFSKNFELKHDANIAVDLFQELYKNSKKEEQPHYANESLYRMKEALGYNLNYKLKVKKITPIQFLYEKIIDKINKITTGYGLKLSRILLFVLVSILLFSLLNFCFREDFHNGNNPNANSFVDAIYFTCVTITTLGYGDITPTSITTKIIIIFESLFGFLFLSLFVSAFINKILRS
- a CDS encoding helix-turn-helix domain-containing protein yields the protein MENTKDITVRFGQRVKTLRLQLGLSQEAFADKCGLDRTYISGIERGVRNPTLEVIAVIADGLGIGLDAMFRF
- a CDS encoding type II toxin-antitoxin system RelE/ParE family toxin, translating into MAAYILTEEAQRDLREIRDYTFRNFGKQQSRDYLANMRQMLEKIAGMPTMGLKREEELGAGVYSFPCNSHMIYYIVARQGIAVLAVLHQSRVPVHHLAERLSKSF
- a CDS encoding DUF4062 domain-containing protein, encoding MANKLRVFISSTMKDLRNERQQVVDRLNFLGFEPVNAEEFSPNGQTSWEVIEPKIRDCHLFVLLLGDSYGWEPKSGYGGGEGKSVTHLEYDAARALNIPVLPFIKKLEYGSKEDTLRDAFREAVAAWDTGHFRAEFELAKDLADKVAKALVDFCTQTALKELLRLRDTQLTPPHTAVQSAEALQVHDDDKWVLLGGAGLSISAGYPTANLITSSLAAQLWPDIAARDIYTRYSFDEVAGYYESQRGRDALLQDIKALLDTPQKVWPTEAHFEAVKKFKTILTTNYDQLFELACMTSGIPYVVITPSDSKPPEKGKVSIIKLSGTISELESLRLTALDLQNVMANEAFFRVIKQSLAGRKVAVVGHALRDAHVLKALTESGISGPGIYVSPNPGPAADIILQRFNLQAKSQKADVFLASFDPTA
- a CDS encoding type II toxin-antitoxin system Phd/YefM family antitoxin, which translates into the protein MYSLTANEAKTQFGDMLLKVQREPVQISRNGKPVAVVVSAEDYQEIEAMKLQLLQAKIQRARSDITIGNTVDGDAFFSELLDADKD
- a CDS encoding helix-turn-helix domain-containing protein; amino-acid sequence: MKNAEDIRALLGQRVRTLRMEAGLSQESFAEKCGLDRTYISGIERGTRNPTLEVLYILATALHTELATLFVFNEPG